The Lycium barbarum isolate Lr01 chromosome 12, ASM1917538v2, whole genome shotgun sequence genome includes a region encoding these proteins:
- the LOC132623652 gene encoding delta(7)-sterol-C5(6)-desaturase-like: MDDYLNLFVEETSFYNRIVLGTFLPESWWGTLPHWFQGWLRNYIGGVLLYFVSGFLWCFYIYYLKRNVYLPKDAIPSNRAMLLQIGVAMKAMPWYCAFPSLSEYMIESGWTKCFSRISDVGWLSYLIYVAVYLVIVEFGIYWMHRELHDIKPLYKYLHATHHIYNKQNTLSPFAGLAFHPLDGILQAVPHVVALFLLPVHFTTHIALLFIEAIWTANIHDCIHAKVWPVMGAGYHTIHHTTYRHNYGHYTIWMDWMFGTLRDPVEDEVKKM; encoded by the exons ATGGACGACTACTTGAATTTGTTTGTTGAAGAAACATCGTTTTACAATAGGATAGTTCTTGGAACATTCTTGCCTGAATCATGGTGGGGAACACTCCCTCATTGGTTTCAAGGATGGCTCAGGAACTACATTGGTGGGGTTCTCCTTTACTTTGTTTCTGGTTTTCTTTGGTGCTTCTACATCTATTACTTGAAGCGCAATGTTTATCTCCCTAAAG ATGCCATCCCTTCAAATAGAGCTATGCTCTTGCAAATAGGAGTTGCCATGAAGGCTATGCCATGGTACTGTGCCTTTCCATCACTTTCCGAGTACATGATTGAAAGTGGGTGGACAAAATGTTTCTCAAGAATAAGCGATGTTGGATGGCTTTCCTACCTTATCTATGTCGCAGTTTATCTGGTAATAGTAGAATTTGGTATCTACTGGATGCACCGAGAGTTGCATGACATAAAACCTCTGTACAAATATCTTCATGCTACACATCATATTTACAACAAGCAGAATACACTCTCCCCATTTGCTG GTTTGGCATTCCACCCATTGGATGGAATACTACAGGCAGTGCCACACGTAGTAGCTCTTTTTCTGTTACCTGTGCATTTTACCACACACATAGCTCTCTTATTCATAGAAGCCATATGGACGGCAAATATCCATGACTGCATACATGCGAAAGTTTGGCCTGTAATGGGTGCTGGCTACCATACCATCCACCATACTACGTACCGCCATAATTATGGTCACTACACAATATGGATGGACTGGATGTTTGGAACTCTTCGTGATCCTGTTGAAGATGAAGTCAAGAAAATGTAA